Proteins from one Embleya scabrispora genomic window:
- a CDS encoding BTAD domain-containing putative transcriptional regulator encodes MRFGVMGPLAVWTADGQPVRVPESKVRALLADLLVHRGRPVSADRLVEDLWGADPPGNPANTLQTKVSQLRRALGGPESVVRRPAGYQLRIESHAVDADRFADLTARARASDDVRVRAGLLADALALWRGPAFADFRDEEFARAAITRLEEARLTAVEEQAEARLELGEHALLADELAEWVELNPVRERLRAAQLRALYRAGRQEEALARYAEFRERLADELGLDPGPELAALQRAILARDPSLGGGAAVAAPAAPADGPAGGAVAGAPARSRSNLPAALTELVGRAEAVVEVDGLLRGGRLVTLTGPGGVGKTRLALACAARATDDYPDGVWLVELAGRREPDGAEIADAIASALGIRDERAVGAGYRVSESRARVADALRGRRVLLVLDNCEHVIEPVAEVVDQLLRAAPGLRILATSREPLAVAGEVLSVVRPLVVPAEGADPVALAGSSAVRLFVARAAAAAPGFVLDAHTADAVAAICRRLDGIPLALELAATRVRGLGVHGLAARLDDRFRVLGVGRRGAPVRQQTLRAMIDWSWELLGGAERVVLRRLAIHGDGCAPEAAEAVCAGGEVERADVLDLVGRLVDRSLVVVVEGPAGPRYRLLESVAAYCVERLDAAGELVAVQERHDRHLADVVERAGPRLYGPEQCEWLARLDAERVNLGNALEGAVRCGDAGLALRLAGGAAWYRFLRGRYREARRALAAALAVEGAGAGAGAGAGAGAGEVVRAAAGAWEAGFAMLTGEGGDPLGRSREAVAAYAEIVEGRARAEWFLGLAHLHVGDADTGGELTERALVGFRATDDAWGIAAALAGRAKWAMFRGDLVTAGEAAADSAARFAGLGERWGRVQASDMLAYVAEVSGEYDRAAALHREGLRGAEELGLWTDVSYRLSGLGRIALLRGDFARAAEFHERGRRLAVEQSDRFAEEFAEVGLGLGARRAGDPAAAERHLRNALEWNRRLREDYGVPYYGVTLLLAELGFVAESRGDAVAARALHEEGLAAARASGDPRAVALALEGLAGVEAISGRASEAATLLGRAEALRAAVGAPLPVGERGDVLRIAGVARAALGPEAFDVAHAVGVASPPPARAPG; translated from the coding sequence ATGCGCTTCGGGGTGATGGGTCCGCTGGCGGTGTGGACGGCGGACGGGCAACCGGTGCGGGTCCCGGAGTCGAAGGTGCGGGCGCTGCTCGCGGATCTGCTCGTCCATCGGGGGCGGCCGGTGTCGGCGGATCGGCTCGTGGAGGACCTGTGGGGCGCGGATCCGCCGGGCAATCCGGCCAATACGCTCCAGACCAAGGTGTCCCAGCTGCGTCGGGCGCTGGGCGGGCCGGAGTCGGTGGTCCGGCGGCCGGCGGGCTATCAGCTGCGGATCGAGTCGCACGCGGTGGATGCGGACCGGTTCGCCGACCTGACCGCGCGGGCGCGGGCGAGCGACGACGTGCGGGTGCGGGCGGGGCTGCTCGCGGACGCGCTCGCGCTGTGGCGTGGGCCGGCGTTCGCGGACTTCCGGGACGAGGAGTTCGCCCGCGCGGCGATCACCCGGCTCGAGGAGGCGCGGCTGACCGCCGTGGAGGAGCAGGCCGAGGCGCGCCTGGAATTGGGCGAACACGCGCTGCTGGCCGACGAGTTGGCGGAATGGGTGGAGCTGAATCCGGTGCGTGAGCGGTTGCGGGCCGCGCAGCTGCGCGCGTTGTACCGGGCCGGGCGGCAGGAGGAGGCGCTGGCCCGATATGCGGAGTTCCGCGAGCGGTTGGCGGACGAACTCGGTCTGGATCCGGGGCCGGAACTGGCGGCGTTGCAGCGGGCGATCCTGGCTCGGGATCCGAGCCTGGGTGGAGGTGCCGCGGTTGCCGCGCCGGCCGCGCCGGCGGACGGTCCTGCGGGCGGCGCGGTGGCTGGGGCGCCGGCTCGTTCGCGGAGCAATCTGCCTGCCGCGTTGACCGAGTTGGTCGGGCGTGCGGAGGCCGTCGTCGAGGTGGACGGGCTGCTGCGGGGCGGTCGGCTGGTGACGTTGACCGGGCCCGGCGGGGTGGGGAAGACCCGGTTGGCGCTGGCGTGCGCGGCGCGGGCGACGGACGACTACCCGGACGGGGTCTGGCTGGTCGAACTGGCCGGGCGGCGCGAACCGGACGGCGCCGAGATCGCCGACGCGATCGCCTCGGCGCTGGGCATTCGGGACGAGCGGGCCGTGGGTGCGGGGTATCGGGTGTCCGAGTCGCGCGCCCGGGTGGCGGACGCGCTGCGCGGGCGGCGGGTGTTGCTGGTCCTGGACAACTGCGAGCACGTGATCGAGCCGGTCGCCGAGGTGGTCGACCAACTGCTGCGGGCCGCGCCCGGGTTGCGGATCCTGGCCACCAGCCGGGAGCCGTTGGCGGTGGCCGGCGAGGTGCTGTCGGTGGTGCGGCCGCTGGTGGTGCCGGCGGAGGGGGCGGATCCGGTGGCGTTGGCCGGGTCCTCGGCGGTACGGCTGTTCGTGGCCCGCGCGGCAGCGGCGGCGCCGGGGTTCGTGCTGGACGCGCACACGGCGGACGCGGTCGCGGCGATCTGCCGGCGGCTGGACGGGATCCCGCTGGCGTTGGAGCTGGCCGCGACCCGGGTGCGGGGGCTGGGCGTACACGGCCTCGCGGCGCGCTTGGACGACCGGTTCCGGGTGCTCGGGGTGGGGCGACGCGGGGCGCCGGTGCGGCAGCAGACGTTGCGCGCGATGATCGATTGGAGCTGGGAACTGCTCGGCGGCGCGGAGCGGGTGGTGTTGCGGCGGCTCGCGATCCACGGGGACGGCTGCGCTCCGGAGGCGGCCGAGGCGGTGTGCGCGGGCGGCGAGGTGGAGCGTGCCGACGTGCTGGACCTGGTCGGTCGGTTGGTGGACCGTTCGCTGGTGGTGGTCGTCGAGGGGCCGGCCGGGCCCAGGTATCGGCTGCTCGAGTCGGTCGCCGCCTACTGTGTGGAACGGCTGGATGCGGCAGGGGAGTTGGTGGCGGTTCAGGAGCGACACGACCGCCATCTGGCCGATGTGGTCGAGCGCGCCGGGCCTCGGCTGTACGGACCGGAGCAGTGCGAGTGGCTGGCTCGGCTGGACGCGGAGCGGGTGAACCTGGGCAACGCGCTGGAGGGCGCGGTGCGGTGCGGGGACGCGGGGCTTGCGCTGCGGCTGGCGGGTGGGGCCGCGTGGTACCGGTTCCTGCGGGGGCGCTATCGGGAGGCGCGGCGGGCGTTGGCGGCGGCGTTGGCGGTGGAGGGTGCCGGTGCCGGTGCCGGTGCCGGTGCCGGCGCCGGTGCGGGTGAGGTGGTGCGGGCGGCGGCGGGGGCGTGGGAGGCCGGGTTCGCGATGTTGACCGGGGAGGGCGGGGATCCGCTGGGGCGTAGCCGGGAGGCGGTGGCGGCCTATGCGGAGATCGTGGAGGGGCGGGCGCGGGCCGAGTGGTTCCTCGGACTGGCACACCTGCACGTGGGCGACGCGGACACCGGTGGCGAGCTGACCGAGCGGGCGCTCGTGGGGTTTCGGGCGACGGACGACGCGTGGGGGATCGCGGCGGCGCTGGCCGGTCGGGCGAAGTGGGCGATGTTCCGGGGCGACCTGGTCACGGCGGGCGAGGCCGCGGCGGACAGCGCGGCGCGGTTCGCCGGGTTGGGCGAGCGGTGGGGGCGGGTGCAGGCGTCGGACATGCTCGCGTATGTGGCCGAGGTGTCGGGGGAGTACGACCGGGCCGCCGCACTGCATCGCGAAGGGCTGCGCGGGGCCGAGGAGTTGGGGTTGTGGACCGACGTGTCGTATCGGCTCTCGGGGCTCGGCCGGATCGCGCTCCTGCGCGGCGACTTCGCGCGGGCGGCGGAGTTCCACGAGCGGGGGCGGCGGTTGGCGGTGGAGCAATCCGACCGGTTCGCGGAGGAGTTCGCCGAGGTCGGCCTGGGGCTGGGGGCGCGGCGGGCGGGGGATCCGGCGGCTGCTGAGCGGCATCTGCGCAATGCGCTGGAGTGGAATCGGCGGTTGCGGGAGGACTATGGGGTGCCCTACTACGGGGTGACGCTGCTGCTGGCCGAGTTGGGCTTCGTGGCGGAGTCGCGGGGGGACGCGGTCGCGGCGCGAGCGTTGCACGAGGAGGGGTTGGCGGCGGCGCGGGCCTCCGGCGATCCCCGGGCGGTCGCGCTGGCGCTGGAGGGGTTGGCCGGGGTCGAGGCGATCTCGGGGCGGGCGAGCGAGGCTGCGACGCTGTTGGGGCGGGCGGAGGCGCTGCGGGCTGCGGTCGGTGCGCCGTTGCCTGTCGGCGAGCGGGGTGACGTGTTGCGGATCGCCGGTGTGGCGCGGGCTGCGCTCGGGCCGGAGGCCTTCGACGTTGCCCACGCGGTGGGCGTCGCATCCCCGCCCCCGGCGCGTGCGCCAGGTTAG
- a CDS encoding TetR/AcrR family transcriptional regulator, with amino-acid sequence MARKGLTAERVTRAAADLADEVGFENITLTALARGFGVKDASLYSHVRNLQELRVGIALLAAVEMADRIGAAVAGRAGRDALTAFARAYRDFALEHPGRYAATQARIDPALLACSDGYRRNVDYTYAILRAYGLEEPDLTDAGRLLRSTFHGFAVLEANGGFGHVRPPGESFERAVRALHAALERWPD; translated from the coding sequence TGACCCGGGCGGCCGCGGATCTCGCGGACGAGGTCGGATTCGAGAACATCACCCTGACCGCGCTGGCCCGCGGCTTCGGGGTCAAGGACGCGAGCCTGTACTCCCACGTGCGCAACCTCCAGGAGCTGCGGGTGGGGATCGCCCTGCTGGCCGCCGTCGAGATGGCCGATCGCATCGGGGCGGCGGTGGCGGGCCGGGCCGGTCGGGACGCGCTGACGGCGTTCGCCCGGGCGTACCGCGACTTCGCCCTGGAACACCCCGGTCGCTACGCGGCCACCCAGGCGCGGATCGACCCGGCCCTGCTCGCCTGCTCCGACGGCTACCGGCGCAACGTCGACTACACCTACGCGATCCTGCGCGCCTACGGCCTGGAGGAACCGGATCTGACCGACGCGGGGCGGCTGTTGCGCAGTACGTTCCACGGCTTCGCGGTTCTGGAGGCCAATGGCGGGTTCGGCCACGTGCGCCCGCCGGGGGAGTCCTTCGAGCGGGCCGTGCGGGCGCTGCACGCGGCGCTGGAGCGGTGGCCCGACTGA
- a CDS encoding FtsX-like permease family protein: MLFLALRTLRARKGGFIGAFVALICAAALVTACGALLETGLRGDIRVERYAATDTVVTADQNLHWTKHKKGKTKVKSKPLTEHAWLDGAAVDRLRTIPGVEVVPELTFSAHVLTAGGRALDTDDNAWGHAWESARLTPFGLRAGRAPAAAGEIVLDADLARRARVEVGGTVTVQAGQAPDTYRVVGVASPPGRDALARQATVFFGTEDARRLAGHPGQVAAVGLFAAPGADPGTVRKAAKTALAGTGAQVRTGTDRGPAEFPAAAKARVTLISLGGALGGTSLLVAVLVVVGTFALSVQQRRREIALLRAIGATPRQIRRMVGREALVVGLLAGALGAFAGLGLARWLHARFVAFGAMPDTLELRLGPFPLIGAALLTLVAAWTAARVSVRRAARVRPTEALADAAIERPRVGVGRLIGGLIAAAGYAVLLLVLSGLDTEPKSTPVTFLTVILAAVAIALLGPIVARAATAVFGAVVGRLSPVSGFLAARNARAAAERVAAVVTPLSLAVAMASTILFTQTTASHAAQEQAKAGTLASYTLAAGPGVPGRAAEAARVVPGVEVVTEVLHTLVRAGQDKFPAQGVTPRGLERTLDPKTTSGSLAAMTDTTVAVSDLAAKTKGVGVGDDLEVTMGDGVAVTFKVVAVYERGLGFGDLTLPYTVTAAHVDRPAAAAALISGTPALSREPLRRAMADFPGVRVLDRGEVEQARRDRAGAQAQVNYVAMGLIIAFTGIAVVNTLVMATSARRREFALLRLVGTTRRQVMRMLRWETGAVVLLAAGLGSLVAYATLTAYSVGMTKSASPYAPPLTYATVVVVAAGLALLSTVVPARVALRGNPADTMGLRD, encoded by the coding sequence ATGCTCTTCCTCGCCCTGCGTACGCTGCGCGCCCGAAAAGGCGGCTTCATCGGCGCGTTCGTCGCGCTGATCTGCGCCGCCGCCCTGGTCACCGCGTGCGGCGCGCTCCTGGAGACCGGCCTGCGCGGCGACATCCGCGTCGAACGCTACGCCGCCACCGACACCGTGGTCACCGCCGACCAGAACCTGCACTGGACCAAGCACAAGAAGGGCAAGACCAAGGTCAAGTCCAAGCCGCTGACCGAGCACGCCTGGCTGGACGGTGCCGCCGTGGACCGGCTGCGCACGATCCCCGGCGTGGAGGTGGTGCCCGAACTGACCTTTTCCGCCCACGTGCTCACCGCCGGCGGGCGAGCCCTGGACACCGACGACAACGCGTGGGGGCACGCGTGGGAGTCGGCGCGGCTGACCCCGTTCGGGCTGCGCGCGGGTCGCGCCCCGGCGGCGGCCGGCGAGATCGTGCTGGACGCGGACCTGGCCCGGCGGGCCCGAGTCGAGGTCGGCGGCACGGTCACCGTGCAGGCCGGACAGGCCCCCGACACCTACCGTGTGGTGGGCGTCGCGTCGCCGCCCGGTCGGGACGCGTTGGCCCGGCAGGCCACCGTGTTCTTCGGGACCGAGGACGCCCGGCGGCTGGCCGGCCACCCCGGACAGGTCGCGGCGGTGGGCCTGTTCGCCGCCCCGGGCGCGGACCCGGGCACCGTGCGCAAGGCCGCGAAGACGGCCCTCGCGGGGACCGGCGCGCAGGTACGGACCGGTACCGATCGTGGCCCCGCGGAGTTCCCGGCGGCGGCCAAGGCCCGGGTCACCCTGATCAGCCTCGGCGGCGCGCTCGGCGGTACCTCGCTCCTGGTGGCCGTCCTGGTCGTGGTGGGCACGTTCGCGTTGTCCGTCCAGCAGCGTCGGCGGGAGATCGCGCTGCTGCGCGCGATCGGCGCGACGCCCCGGCAGATCCGGCGCATGGTGGGCCGCGAGGCGCTGGTGGTCGGCCTGCTCGCGGGCGCGCTCGGTGCCTTCGCCGGCCTCGGCCTGGCCCGTTGGCTGCACGCACGGTTCGTCGCGTTCGGCGCGATGCCGGACACGCTGGAATTGAGGCTCGGCCCCTTCCCGCTGATCGGCGCGGCACTGCTGACCCTGGTCGCGGCCTGGACCGCGGCCCGCGTGTCGGTCCGGCGCGCGGCGCGGGTGCGGCCCACCGAGGCCCTGGCCGACGCGGCGATCGAACGGCCCCGGGTGGGCGTCGGGCGACTGATCGGCGGGCTGATCGCGGCGGCGGGCTACGCCGTGCTGCTCCTGGTGCTCAGCGGGTTGGACACCGAGCCCAAGTCCACCCCCGTCACGTTCCTCACGGTGATCCTGGCCGCCGTCGCGATCGCGCTGCTCGGTCCGATCGTGGCCCGCGCGGCGACCGCCGTGTTCGGCGCGGTGGTCGGGCGCCTGTCGCCGGTGAGCGGCTTCCTGGCCGCGCGCAACGCCCGGGCCGCGGCCGAGCGGGTGGCCGCCGTGGTCACCCCGCTGAGCCTGGCGGTGGCGATGGCCTCGACCATCCTGTTCACCCAGACCACCGCGAGCCACGCCGCCCAGGAGCAGGCGAAGGCGGGCACGTTGGCGTCGTACACGCTGGCCGCCGGCCCCGGCGTACCCGGTCGGGCGGCCGAGGCGGCGCGTGTGGTGCCCGGGGTCGAGGTGGTCACCGAGGTGCTGCACACGCTCGTGCGGGCCGGCCAGGACAAGTTCCCCGCCCAGGGCGTCACGCCGAGGGGCCTGGAGCGCACGCTCGACCCGAAGACGACGTCCGGCTCGTTGGCGGCGATGACCGACACCACGGTCGCGGTGAGCGACCTGGCCGCCAAGACCAAGGGAGTCGGGGTGGGCGACGATCTCGAGGTCACGATGGGCGACGGCGTGGCGGTCACGTTCAAGGTGGTCGCGGTCTACGAACGCGGCCTCGGCTTCGGCGACCTGACCCTGCCGTACACGGTCACGGCGGCGCACGTGGACCGGCCGGCCGCCGCGGCGGCGCTGATCTCCGGGACACCCGCGTTGTCCCGGGAGCCGCTGCGGCGCGCGATGGCCGACTTCCCCGGGGTCCGGGTGCTCGACCGCGGCGAGGTCGAACAGGCCCGGCGGGACCGGGCCGGCGCCCAGGCCCAGGTCAACTACGTCGCGATGGGGCTGATCATCGCGTTCACCGGGATCGCCGTGGTGAACACGCTGGTGATGGCCACTTCGGCCCGGCGGCGCGAGTTCGCGCTGCTGCGACTGGTGGGTACCACCCGCCGACAGGTGATGCGGATGTTGCGCTGGGAGACCGGGGCGGTGGTGCTGCTCGCCGCCGGGCTGGGCTCGCTGGTCGCCTACGCGACGCTGACCGCGTACAGCGTGGGCATGACCAAGAGCGCGTCGCCGTACGCGCCGCCGTTGACCTACGCGACCGTGGTGGTCGTGGCGGCGGGGTTGGCACTGTTGTCGACGGTGGTGCCGGCGCGGGTCGCGCTGCGAGGGAACCCGGCGGACACGATGGGGCTGCGCGACTGA
- a CDS encoding ArsR/SmtB family transcription factor, which yields MGATPERREVTELEALKALAHPRRQRILRQLEVGGPATSATLARSLDLNTGATSYHLRELARHGFVEDFDDHEAHGRERWWRAVRRDLRFPPRGEQSAEVRPVVDEMTRLVFAADLQDFLDANTAPRAGEETDMPYSRGTIHVTPAELGEFFEEYIALLNRYKRTGPLPDGVRAVQTRFFTYRSPVTGAGTHLPGTDAPGSGEPGAGES from the coding sequence ATGGGAGCGACGCCGGAACGCCGCGAGGTCACCGAACTCGAAGCACTGAAGGCACTCGCCCATCCCCGGCGGCAACGGATCCTGCGACAACTGGAGGTGGGCGGTCCGGCCACATCCGCGACGCTGGCCCGCTCCCTGGACCTGAACACCGGCGCGACCAGCTACCACCTCCGGGAACTGGCCCGGCACGGCTTCGTGGAGGATTTCGACGACCACGAGGCGCACGGCCGGGAGCGGTGGTGGCGCGCCGTGCGTCGGGATCTGCGGTTCCCGCCGCGCGGCGAGCAGAGCGCCGAGGTCCGCCCGGTGGTCGACGAGATGACCCGCCTGGTCTTCGCGGCCGACCTCCAAGACTTCCTCGACGCGAACACCGCGCCCAGGGCCGGGGAGGAGACGGACATGCCGTACTCGCGCGGCACCATCCACGTCACCCCGGCCGAACTGGGCGAGTTCTTCGAGGAGTACATCGCCCTCCTGAACCGATACAAGCGCACCGGCCCGCTGCCTGACGGGGTGCGGGCGGTACAGACCCGGTTCTTCACGTACCGGTCCCCGGTGACCGGGGCGGGGACACACCTGCCCGGGACGGACGCGCCGGGGAGCGGCGAGCCGGGGGCGGGCGAGTCCTGA
- a CDS encoding DUF1697 domain-containing protein, translating into MVTRYVALLRGINVGGHRRVPMADLRRVLTGLGFAEVRTLLQSGNAVFAAAERPTDELAATIEAGLAAEFGFAVDVMVRSDAEWRAVVAANPLEVRDPAKLAVAFLRAPFDPAVLAGVDPADYAPEEFSAGGRELYMYFPDGLGKARLTPILSRRLGDGATVRNWNTVTKLLALLEPAA; encoded by the coding sequence GTGGTGACGAGGTACGTGGCGCTGTTGCGCGGGATCAACGTGGGCGGACACCGCCGGGTGCCGATGGCGGATCTGCGCCGGGTGCTGACCGGACTCGGCTTCGCCGAGGTCCGCACGCTGCTGCAGAGCGGGAACGCGGTCTTCGCGGCCGCCGAGCGGCCGACCGACGAACTCGCGGCGACGATCGAGGCGGGACTGGCGGCCGAGTTCGGGTTCGCGGTGGACGTGATGGTGCGCAGCGACGCGGAGTGGCGGGCGGTGGTGGCGGCCAATCCGCTGGAGGTGCGCGATCCGGCGAAGCTCGCGGTGGCGTTCCTGCGCGCGCCGTTCGACCCGGCGGTGCTGGCCGGGGTCGATCCGGCCGACTACGCGCCGGAGGAGTTCAGCGCCGGAGGGCGCGAGTTGTACATGTACTTCCCGGACGGCCTCGGGAAGGCGCGGCTGACCCCGATCCTGTCCCGCCGGCTCGGCGACGGGGCGACCGTGCGCAACTGGAACACGGTGACGAAACTGCTCGCGCTGCTGGAACCGGCGGCCTGA
- a CDS encoding NAD(P)H oxidoreductase produces MTGTAPHALLVVAHPRADSLTARVAARAHARLLADGHTVDVLDLHAEGFDPRMTVEDEPDWSDRDKLYSPEVRAHMARIEAADTIVVVFPVWWFGLPALLQGWVDRVWNHGFAYGRSRPRLAGRRMVWLGLAGYSREHFAEGGWDDLLDRRLRVGISHFCGIEDARVRLFHDTVATGAHDGDILDAAEAAIAELAPTTV; encoded by the coding sequence ATGACCGGCACCGCCCCGCACGCCCTCCTCGTCGTCGCCCACCCACGCGCCGACTCGCTCACCGCCCGGGTCGCCGCGCGTGCACACGCCCGACTGCTCGCCGACGGCCACACCGTGGACGTACTCGACCTGCACGCCGAGGGATTCGACCCGAGGATGACGGTCGAGGACGAGCCGGACTGGTCCGACCGGGACAAGCTCTACAGTCCCGAGGTTCGGGCACACATGGCCCGGATCGAGGCCGCGGACACCATCGTCGTGGTCTTCCCCGTGTGGTGGTTCGGCCTGCCCGCGCTGCTCCAGGGCTGGGTCGACCGGGTCTGGAACCACGGCTTCGCCTACGGTCGCAGCCGCCCGCGACTGGCCGGCAGGCGCATGGTGTGGCTGGGCCTGGCCGGCTACTCGCGCGAACACTTCGCCGAGGGCGGTTGGGACGACCTGCTCGATCGCCGACTCCGCGTGGGCATCTCCCACTTCTGTGGCATCGAGGATGCCCGAGTCCGGCTCTTCCACGACACGGTCGCCACCGGCGCGCACGACGGCGACATCCTGGACGCCGCCGAGGCGGCGATCGCCGAACTCGCCCCGACCACGGTCTGA
- a CDS encoding ABC transporter ATP-binding protein, whose product MSSHEQIPEAVSLIGVGRVHGKGTAAVTALSDVTVGISRGSFTAVMGPSGSGKSTFLQCAAGLDRPTSGTVRLGETDLSGLNETGLTELRRERVGFVFQAFNLMPSLTVLENITLPLRLAGRKADREWLAEIVRRVGLTGRTEHRPAELSGGQQQRVAIARALVTRPEVVFADEPTGALDTVTAKEVLVLLRDTVDTMGQTVVMVTHDPVAASYADEVLFLADGRITDRLAGASAEQIADRMTHLGAWAA is encoded by the coding sequence ATGAGTTCCCACGAGCAGATACCCGAAGCCGTGTCCCTGATCGGAGTCGGACGCGTGCACGGCAAGGGCACCGCCGCCGTCACCGCGCTGAGTGACGTCACCGTCGGCATCTCCCGCGGCAGCTTCACCGCGGTCATGGGCCCCTCGGGCTCCGGGAAGAGCACGTTCCTGCAATGTGCGGCCGGTCTGGACCGGCCGACCAGCGGCACCGTACGGCTCGGCGAGACCGACCTGTCCGGGCTGAACGAGACCGGACTGACCGAACTGCGCCGCGAGCGCGTCGGCTTCGTCTTCCAGGCGTTCAACCTGATGCCCTCGCTGACCGTGCTGGAGAACATCACGCTGCCGCTGCGTCTGGCCGGCCGCAAGGCGGACCGCGAGTGGCTTGCCGAGATCGTCCGGCGGGTGGGTCTGACCGGGCGTACCGAACACCGCCCGGCCGAGTTGTCCGGTGGCCAGCAGCAGCGCGTCGCGATCGCCCGCGCGCTGGTCACCCGGCCCGAGGTGGTCTTCGCCGACGAACCCACGGGCGCGCTGGACACGGTCACCGCCAAGGAGGTGCTGGTCCTGCTCCGGGACACGGTGGACACGATGGGGCAGACCGTGGTGATGGTCACCCACGACCCGGTCGCCGCCTCCTACGCCGACGAGGTGCTGTTCCTCGCCGACGGCCGGATCACCGACCGGCTCGCCGGGGCGAGCGCCGAGCAGATCGCGGACCGGATGACCCACCTGGGCGCGTGGGCCGCCTGA
- a CDS encoding NADP-dependent oxidoreductase, giving the protein MSVTTTPVTTGREIRLAARPVGAPTAADFALVTAEIPALTEGQVLVRNTWMSVDPYMRGRMDDVESYIPPFALGAALDGSAIGEVIASRADTVPVGATVSHFAGWREYAVVDAATTIVVDTSAVPAQAYLGVLGTPGLTAYAALTEVAEVRPGDTVFVSGAAGAVGSVAGQIARKLGAAKVIGSAGGPAKAARLRADFGYDIALDYRAGAIGEQLAQAAPEGIDVYLDHVGGDHLEAAIGNAKVGARFALIGAISGYNATEPVPGPSNLFQAYIRRLNLRGMLVTDHLALFPEYIGRAVDWIADGSLHTEETVFDGLDRAPAAFLGVLSGANTGKMLVRLAD; this is encoded by the coding sequence ATGTCCGTCACCACCACCCCCGTCACCACCGGCCGCGAGATCCGCCTCGCCGCCCGCCCCGTCGGCGCCCCCACCGCCGCCGACTTCGCCCTGGTCACCGCCGAGATCCCGGCCCTGACCGAGGGCCAGGTCCTGGTCCGCAACACCTGGATGTCCGTCGACCCCTACATGCGCGGTCGCATGGACGACGTCGAGTCGTACATCCCACCCTTCGCGCTCGGCGCCGCCCTCGACGGCAGCGCGATCGGCGAGGTGATCGCCTCCCGTGCCGACACCGTCCCGGTCGGCGCGACCGTGTCGCACTTCGCCGGCTGGCGCGAGTACGCGGTCGTCGACGCGGCGACCACGATCGTCGTGGACACCTCCGCCGTGCCCGCCCAGGCGTATCTCGGCGTACTCGGCACCCCCGGTCTGACCGCATACGCCGCGCTCACCGAGGTGGCCGAGGTCAGGCCGGGCGACACGGTGTTCGTCTCCGGCGCGGCCGGCGCGGTGGGCAGCGTGGCCGGACAGATCGCCCGCAAGCTGGGCGCGGCGAAGGTGATCGGTTCGGCCGGCGGCCCGGCCAAGGCCGCCCGGCTGCGCGCCGACTTCGGCTACGACATCGCCCTCGACTATCGGGCCGGCGCGATCGGCGAGCAGTTGGCCCAGGCCGCGCCCGAGGGCATCGACGTCTACCTGGACCACGTCGGCGGCGACCACCTCGAAGCGGCGATCGGCAACGCCAAGGTCGGCGCCCGGTTCGCGCTGATCGGCGCGATCAGCGGCTACAACGCGACCGAGCCGGTGCCCGGCCCGAGCAATCTCTTCCAGGCGTACATCCGGCGGCTGAACCTGCGCGGGATGTTGGTCACCGACCATCTGGCGCTGTTCCCCGAGTACATCGGCCGCGCCGTCGACTGGATCGCCGACGGATCGTTGCACACCGAGGAGACCGTGTTCGACGGCCTCGACCGGGCTCCCGCCGCGTTCCTGGGCGTACTGAGCGGCGCCAACACCGGCAAGATGCTCGTTCGTCTGGCCGACTGA